Proteins from a single region of Desulfolutivibrio sulfoxidireducens:
- a CDS encoding MBL fold metallo-hydrolase — translation MKLTVLVDNATLIDHYFLGEPGLSFLIEDAGSRILFDAGYSDVFLRNAEKLRIDLSDLDHVVASHGHLDHVWGLEHLLRRLAEDACEGRSPARPLFTAHPDVFLRRFFGPVPAIGCHLSPAVLADFFEMRLTKNPVRLTERLVFLGEIPRRFDFESGPMPGDPLCRKGHDLTGSGRGPEAAIPDTLADDTALAHHGPDGLVIVTGCSHAGICNIVAHAREVCGETRVADIVGGLHLLDASPARLAATGRFLAEIGTPAIHPCHCTDLAAKIVLSRFVPVLEVGSGLVLEYP, via the coding sequence ATGAAACTGACCGTTCTTGTCGACAACGCCACGCTCATCGACCACTATTTCCTGGGCGAACCGGGCCTGTCCTTTCTCATCGAGGACGCAGGGTCCCGGATTCTCTTTGACGCCGGATATTCGGACGTTTTTTTGCGAAACGCCGAAAAGCTGCGCATCGATCTCTCCGATCTTGACCATGTGGTGGCCTCCCACGGACACCTGGACCACGTCTGGGGTCTGGAGCACCTGCTGCGGCGCCTCGCCGAGGACGCCTGCGAGGGCCGGTCCCCGGCCCGGCCCCTGTTCACGGCCCACCCCGACGTCTTTTTACGCCGTTTTTTCGGCCCGGTCCCGGCCATCGGCTGCCACCTCTCCCCGGCCGTGCTGGCCGATTTCTTCGAGATGCGGCTGACGAAAAACCCGGTGCGCCTGACCGAACGCCTGGTCTTTTTAGGAGAGATTCCCCGCCGCTTCGACTTCGAGTCCGGCCCCATGCCCGGCGATCCCCTGTGCCGCAAAGGCCACGACCTGACAGGCTCGGGACGCGGCCCGGAGGCGGCCATTCCCGACACCCTGGCCGACGACACGGCCCTGGCCCACCACGGCCCGGACGGGCTGGTGATCGTCACCGGCTGTTCCCACGCCGGCATCTGCAACATCGTGGCCCACGCCCGGGAGGTCTGCGGCGAGACGCGCGTCGCGGACATCGTGGGCGGCCTGCACCTGCTTGACGCCTCCCCGGCCCGCCTTGCGGCCACGGGCCGCTTCCTGGCCGAAATCGGCACGCCGGCCATACATCCCTGCCACTGCACGGATCTTGCCGCCAAGATCGTCCTGTCCCGCTTCGTGCCGGTCCTGGAGGTCGGATCGGGACTTGTGCTCGAATATCCATAA
- a CDS encoding tRNA(5-methylaminomethyl-2-thiouridylate) methyltransferase, which produces MRRYDALSLFSGGLDSVLAARTLMDQGLDVLCLHFVSPFFGKPGRLIHWRETFGLDILAVDVGEDIVRLLAHRPPHGLGKFLNPCIDCKIFMIERAMALLPEYGARFVATGEVVGQRPMSQRLDALNVIRRDSGARDVLLRPLCAKRLPETPMEQDGLVDRTRLHAMSGRGRKEQLELASGMNLPEIPTPAGGCMLTELESARRYFPVFLHKPEPVAADFELANIGRQYWAGDLWLTVGRNQSDNARLEAAIAADDLVLKVRDHPGPLALARRLPGANWDQDAVRDAAAFVASFSPRAREAGRETAVSVGGAAQSPILVIPSRHTPRGWREPTWDEAATGKAALFGSRRGSNGAVSREGNNEAG; this is translated from the coding sequence ATGAGACGCTACGACGCGCTTTCCCTTTTTTCCGGCGGCCTGGACAGCGTCCTGGCCGCGCGCACGCTCATGGACCAGGGCCTTGACGTGTTGTGCCTGCATTTCGTCAGCCCCTTTTTCGGCAAGCCCGGACGCCTGATCCACTGGCGCGAGACCTTCGGCCTGGACATCCTGGCCGTGGACGTGGGCGAGGACATCGTACGCCTGCTGGCCCACAGGCCGCCCCACGGACTGGGCAAGTTCCTGAATCCCTGCATCGACTGCAAAATATTTATGATCGAACGGGCCATGGCCCTTTTGCCGGAATACGGGGCCCGGTTTGTGGCCACGGGCGAGGTGGTGGGCCAGCGGCCCATGTCCCAGCGCCTGGATGCGCTCAACGTCATCCGCCGCGACTCCGGGGCGCGCGACGTGCTCCTGCGACCGCTTTGCGCCAAGCGCCTGCCGGAAACGCCCATGGAGCAAGACGGCCTGGTGGATCGGACCCGCCTGCACGCCATGAGCGGCCGGGGCCGCAAGGAACAGCTCGAACTGGCCAGCGGCATGAACCTTCCCGAGATCCCCACCCCGGCCGGGGGCTGCATGCTCACGGAACTGGAATCGGCCAGGCGGTACTTTCCGGTCTTTTTGCACAAGCCCGAACCCGTCGCCGCCGATTTCGAGCTGGCCAACATCGGCCGCCAGTACTGGGCCGGCGACCTGTGGCTGACCGTGGGCCGCAACCAGTCCGACAACGCCCGCCTGGAGGCGGCCATCGCGGCGGACGACCTGGTCCTTAAGGTCCGCGACCACCCCGGTCCCCTGGCCCTGGCCAGACGGCTTCCTGGCGCGAACTGGGACCAGGACGCCGTGCGTGACGCGGCCGCCTTCGTGGCCTCCTTCTCCCCCAGAGCCCGGGAGGCCGGCCGGGAAACGGCCGTCTCCGTCGGCGGCGCGGCCCAAAGCCCGATCCTTGTGATCCCCTCCAGGCACACGCCCCGTGGCTGGCGCGAGCCGACCTGGGACGAGGCCGCCACAGGCAAGGCCGCCCTGTTCGGGTCGCGGCGCGGAAGCAACGGGGCTGTGTCGCGTGAGGGAAACAACGAGGCAGGCTGA
- a CDS encoding helix-turn-helix domain-containing protein — translation MRHLRQSRDLTQAVLSERIGISLDYLSKIERGLASPSFFVIEKLSRHFSVSPASLFFSLNDLATSQADEETLGYRSLAFLSCVDPIFISNTDEVIVDANTVAEREFGWSAKDLLGRPMRSLIPEECLPYVSEILSLCRRGTDLRNARTSLSRRDGGRVPVLASLTLLRDERNEPARLVFLARTMPGAVQDE, via the coding sequence TTGCGTCATCTGCGCCAGTCCCGCGATCTGACTCAGGCCGTCCTCTCCGAACGCATCGGCATTTCCCTCGACTACCTGTCCAAAATCGAACGAGGGCTGGCCTCCCCGTCTTTCTTCGTCATCGAAAAACTCTCACGGCATTTTTCCGTATCCCCCGCCTCCCTTTTTTTCTCCCTCAACGACCTGGCCACGAGCCAGGCGGACGAGGAGACCCTGGGCTATAGATCGCTTGCCTTTCTTTCATGCGTCGATCCTATATTTATTTCCAATACCGACGAGGTGATCGTGGACGCGAACACCGTGGCCGAACGAGAATTCGGCTGGTCCGCGAAGGACCTTTTGGGACGGCCCATGCGCTCCCTGATCCCGGAGGAATGTCTGCCGTACGTCAGCGAGATCCTGTCCCTGTGCCGCCGGGGGACCGACCTGCGCAACGCCAGGACCAGCCTTTCGCGCCGGGACGGCGGACGCGTCCCGGTCCTGGCGTCGCTGACCCTTTTGCGCGACGAGCGAAACGAACCGGCCCGGCTGGTTTTTTTGGCCAGGACCATGCCCGGGGCCGTACAGGATGAATGA